The proteins below come from a single Chloroflexota bacterium genomic window:
- a CDS encoding C-GCAxxG-C-C family protein — protein MDRAGDAYTLMAAHRMNCAQVVLSTYCDKFGLERSLALKLAQGFGGGMGRTGKTCGAVTGAYMVLGLAQKMSSDSPRESLEKTYALVREFNRRFEALHGSLICKELIGYDLSTPEGLVEARDKKIFTSVCPDFVRDSVRTLEMLLQSR, from the coding sequence ATGGATAGAGCTGGTGATGCATATACACTCATGGCTGCCCACCGGATGAATTGTGCCCAGGTTGTATTAAGTACTTATTGTGATAAATTTGGGCTGGAACGCAGTTTGGCGTTGAAATTGGCTCAAGGATTTGGCGGTGGCATGGGGCGTACTGGCAAGACGTGTGGTGCGGTCACCGGCGCCTATATGGTGCTGGGACTGGCACAGAAAATGTCATCCGACAGCCCACGCGAAAGTCTGGAAAAAACCTATGCACTCGTGCGCGAGTTCAATCGAAGGTTCGAGGCACTCCATGGCTCATTGATATGTAAAGAGCTTATTGGCTATGATCTAAGCACGCCGGAAGGTCTTGTTGAAGCACGGGACAAGAAGATATTTACATCTGTTTGCCCCGACTTCGTGAGGGATTCGGTAAGAACATTGGAGATGCTGCTCCAATCAAGGTGA
- the heR gene encoding heliorhodopsin HeR, which yields MSSNSGATMEPQFVKLRWFNAIMCVLHLAQAAAMLVLANDYSVTITTSFLKWLPAGTAGTVTDPVVSLRVGPMVAAFLLISAVAHFIMASPIGFNWYVRNLNKGINYLRWYEYALSASLMVVLIGMLSGVRDLPTMILLFALTATMNLFGLMMELHNQSTRSTDWTAYIFGCIAGIFPWVIIAWYFIAAISSASDTVPTFVYGILGSLFVFFFSFAVNMVLQYKKVGPWRDYLFGEKVYMILSLVAKSALAWQVFGGALARTT from the coding sequence ATGAGTAGCAACTCTGGTGCAACTATGGAGCCACAATTCGTAAAGCTGAGGTGGTTCAACGCTATCATGTGCGTCCTGCATCTGGCCCAGGCAGCCGCCATGTTAGTTCTGGCCAACGATTATTCGGTTACCATAACCACTTCTTTCTTGAAATGGTTGCCCGCGGGAACCGCGGGCACGGTAACAGACCCTGTGGTGAGCCTGCGCGTCGGTCCGATGGTAGCCGCCTTTCTGCTGATTTCGGCGGTGGCGCATTTCATCATGGCTTCGCCGATTGGGTTCAATTGGTATGTGCGCAATCTGAATAAGGGCATTAACTACCTCAGGTGGTATGAGTATGCACTCAGCGCCTCGCTCATGGTAGTTCTCATCGGTATGTTGAGTGGGGTCCGTGATCTGCCAACCATGATCCTGCTCTTCGCTCTCACGGCTACGATGAACCTGTTCGGCCTGATGATGGAGCTGCATAACCAGAGCACCAGAAGTACAGACTGGACAGCGTACATCTTCGGCTGCATCGCCGGCATCTTCCCCTGGGTGATTATAGCGTGGTACTTTATTGCCGCGATTTCATCTGCTTCGGATACCGTACCCACTTTTGTCTACGGTATTCTGGGCTCGCTCTTTGTGTTTTTCTTCAGCTTTGCTGTGAACATGGTTCTGCAGTACAAGAAGGTTGGGCCCTGGAGGGACTACCTCTTCGGTGAGAAGGTTTACATGATCTTGAGCCTGGTGGCCAAGTCGGCTCTGGCGTGGCAGGTCTTCGGAGGCGCTTTGGCCAGGACTACCTGA